In the Ranitomeya imitator isolate aRanImi1 unplaced genomic scaffold, aRanImi1.pri SCAFFOLD_64, whole genome shotgun sequence genome, taggtacacgtcacctgtgagagacaacctaaaaataaaaaccaaacaatcacattgaatgatttttacacaatttacattttattgcttgaaatactgtatattttttttaatttctggcaATTTTTTAGCTTAACATataatgtattaaaaataaaaaaaatcttgcaaCTTTCAAACTGGACATGGGTGCTTTTATAGAttataacttcctgttgtttcaggaaacaacaggtGTACATAgctacagtcatcagacctgagtccaataattttattaaagcatctaatgagcgtgtacaagtgtcattgtgaagggagggtgagcagggtcagctgtgacatctcctattgtaatTAGTGGATCTTGTATTATCAGCTGTATGTAGAAGCGTTACCGTCATCCTtcctctgctgataaggagcctgctgaaaactcttcctgaaagggcaGAAAGTATGAACAGTTCAAGATTTCTAAAAAAATTTTAGAACAAGAAAAatttgcaaattatttttttttaaataaaattaatgcAAAACAAAATATAGTAAAAAATGTTGTAGCATGGAATGCTGGAGCTGATCAACAATTCCTATCATGGCATGGCATCCTATCAGGGCGCAGAGGTCACCGAGGTGGATAAAGTCATTGATAGTCTCTTTCTTtgaaaatgtcccccatcctttccCGCCAGCGGAGCGAGCTCTGGATACCATGAACTTTGAAGACATGAATGGCAAAGCGATGCGCATTATGTGGTGTCAGCGCAACCCGTCCGTAATAAAGAGCAGGATCGGCAACATTTTTATCAAGAACCTGGATAAGACCATCGATAGTAAATTACTGTACGACACATTTTCTGCTTTTGGCAGCATCATGTCGTGTAAGGTAAGTCAGTCATCCACCACATACGGATGTGTGAGGTCTGTGCAGTAGTAAGGTCCCTTATTAATATGAGGTGTTGCAGGTCGTGTGTGACGAAAATGGATCTAAAGGTTATGGGTTTGTACATTTCGAGACCCGCGAATCAGCCCAGAAGGCCATTGACTCGTTGAATGGCAAGATCCTAAATGACCAGAAAGTGTAAGTATGCCCtcatgtaaggccggcttcacgtgTCTGGGATTTCTGGACTCCTGGACCCCAAATCAACATTCTCATAGGCATATTTCAAGCTTTAGGGTTCGGGTCAGGAGACCTTCGGCTGGTCTGCAAACCGCGACCTGTATACAGACTGAGACGTGCCAAGACGGCCTAACACAAAGAATCCACAATCGATTATTGACTTACATGTCGCCAGTGGCAGGGGTTATCCACCtctggggacttttttttttacttaattgcatttatttggggctaaaagtcatttttgcaattcagtttccttacaaaatttgcaccttttggcttttacaggctgtttgtctcctcctccctgcacattcaacttttctGTGGtcagtggtcataaatcagctgagaagagctcagaaaTAGACAGATAAGTGTTAGAAGCTCTCTTTCTGGATCCTTAGGCTATGTTTACACacagcagcaaaatctgcagcgtttccgcagcagtttcccatgcgttgtacagtacaaagtaaacctatgggaaactcaatccgcagtgcacatgctgtggaaaaaaacgcgcggaaacgcagcggtttacattcggcagcatgtcaattctttgtgcgggatccgcagcggttttacacctgctccataacagaaaaccgcaggtgtaaaaacgcagtaaatccgcagtggaccattctacgtgtgcacatacccttaggccggcctcacactcagcgtataaaaatatggtccgtaaattacgtagaaaagtccccaaaatagtggtccgtatctcctccgtaggcagggtgtgtcagcgtattttgcgcatggcatcctccatatgtaatccgtatggcatccgtactgcgagattttctcgcaggcttgcaa is a window encoding:
- the LOC138653057 gene encoding polyadenylate-binding protein 1-like 2, with the translated sequence MATSALSHSTATLYVGDLLPEVTEEMLHEKFTPAGNILSVIICRDKITGQSLGYAYINFQQPEDAERALDTMNFEDMNGKAMRIMWCQRNPSVIKSRIGNIFIKNLDKTIDSKLLYDTFSAFGSIMSCKVVCDENGSKGYGFVHFETRESAQKAIDSLNGKILNDQKV